The Bacillus sp. B-jedd sequence ACAACAGGCCTTCCAGGCTGCCCAGCAGGGAGTGGAGGAGGCAAGGGAGCTTTATTCTGAAATCATCCGCGATAGCGCAAGCTACGGCTATCAGCTTAAACATCTAAAAAATGAAGTAAATGAAGCATACCAACAAATCGAGAACGCTCTGGAAGTGGCTTCTGAGCATCAGCGGTCACAATTGGAAAAGTTTCAGCACGATTTAAAGTCAATTGTGGAAGAAGTAAATAATTTTCAGTAAGTGAAAGAACAGGCTGATTTGACGCCTGTTCTTTTTTATTGTTCGGCTCTGTTATTGGTTCTTTTTACGCTTTTTATTATTTTGCCTTTCCATTTCGGTCAAAGGTTCATTTCCTGCTTCTTCATTATATCCAGCGCCGATTCCCTGGGCTTTAGCTGCATTCATCCCGGGGCGGACATGGTTTGCCCTGCGTCTTGGCATTTCATCACCTCCCGTTATTAGTGTTGCCATTTCAGCAAGAGATAATTTGATGGATTAAGTGATAAGAAAAACTTATATTATTTTATAATTATCCTGTCATTTACATAGGGGACTTATTATACTACGATATAAATGTGTGAAAAGTCGTTGACAACCGCATAAATTCAAACTTTTCGACTTTTACAATATTTTGATTTATCATTGTGGTATGTAATTAAGGGGGTAAGTACATATGTCAAATTACGATGTATTCAATGCCCGCTCTTCATTTGAAGCGAACGGTAAACGTTATCATTACTACCGTCTTTCCGCCCTTGAAGAAGCAGGCGCAGGCAAAGTATCCAATCTGCCATACTCCATTAAAGTTTTGTTGGAGTCCGTATTAAGGCAATATGATGGCCGTGTCATTACGAAGGAGCATGTTGAAAATCTTGCGAAATGGGGAACAAGCGAAGTCAGGGAAGTAGACGTTCCATTTAAACCGACGCGCGTCATCCTTCAGGATTTTACAGGCGTACCGGTAGTTGTTGACCTTGCATCATTACGCAAGGCCGTCGCCGACCTCGGCGGAAATCCGGATATGATCAACCCGGAAAAAACTGTCGACCTCGTCATCGACCACTCTGTCCAGGTAGACCAATATGGCAATCCAGGTTCCCTTGAAGCAAATATGCTTCTTGAGTTTGAAAGGAATGCCGAGCGTTACCAGTTTTTGAACTGGGCCCAAAAAGCATTTAATAATTATCGCGCTGTTCCACCGGCAACAGGGATCGTCCATCAGGTAAACCTTGAATTCCTTGCCGATGTAGTCCATGTCGCGAAAAATTCCGAAGGGGAATTGGAAACATTCCCTGATACTCTTGTCGGAACAGACTCACATACAACGATGATCAACGGACTTGGCGTCCTTGGCTGGGGCGTTGGCGGAATCGAAGCTGAAGCAGGGATGCTCGGCCAGCCATCCTATTTCCCAGTACCAGAAGTTGTCGGCGTAAAATTGAACGGTACACTTCCGAATGGGGCGACCGCAACAGATCTTGCCCTGAAAGTAACACAAGTCCTGAGGAGCAAGGGAGTAGTCGGAAAGTTCGTCGAATTCTTCGGTCCTGGCGTCTCCGCGCTTCCGCTTGCCGATCGGGCGACCATTGCCAATATGGCACCTGAATATGGGGCAACATGCGGATTCTTCCCGATTGACAATGAATCCCTTGAGTATCTGCGCCTCACAGGGCGTGATGAAGAGCAAATCAAGGTAGTTGAGGAATATTGCAAAGCGAACGGATTGTTCTTCAACCCGGATGATAACCCTGTATACACAGCTGTTGTCGAAATCGACCTTTCTGCAATCGAGGCAAACCTTTCCGGCCCTAAACGACCGCAGGATTTGATCCCTCTTTCCAAAATGAAGGAGGAGTTCGTCAAAGCTATCAGCGCGCCACAGGGGAACCAGGGCTTTGGACTGAAAGGAAAAGAGCTTGATAAAGAAATTAAGGTTACTTTCCATAATGGGGACCAAACTTCGATGAAGACAGGTGCAGTAGCCATTGCCGCGATTACCAGCTGTACAAACACATCGAACCCTTACGTGCTTGTCGGTGCCGGCTTGCTTGCTAAGAAGGCCGTTGAACTCGGAATGGAAGTTCCTAAGTTCGTCAAAACATCCCTTGCACCGGGATCTAAAGTCGTAACAGGCTACCTCCGTGACTCTGGCTTGCTTCCATATCTTGAGCAGCTCGGATTCAACCTCGTTGGATACGGATGTACGACATGTATCGGAAACTCGGGACCACTACGGGAGGAAATCGAAAAAGCTGTCGCTGATAGCGATTTGCTCGTAACCTCCGTATTGTCAGGAAACAGGAACTTCGAGGGCCGTATCCATCCGCTTGTAAAGGCGAACTACCTGGCTTCACCACCGCTTGTTGTCGCCTACGCGCTTGCAGGTAATGTGAATATCGATTTTGAAACTGAGCCGCTCGGTAAAGACCGCGATGGAAACGATGTTTACTTCAAGGATATTTGGCCGGCTACAGATGAAGTAAATGAAGTAGTGAAAAAGACGGTAACACCTGAATTATTCAGGAAAGAATACGAGAATGTATTCAGCGACAACGAACGCTGGAATGAAATAAAAACAAGCAATGAACCATTGTATTCCTGGGATGCTGATTCCACTTATATTCAAAATCCTCCTTATTTTGAAGGGCTTTCCCCTGAGCCGGGCACGGTTGAGCCTCTCAGCGGATTAAAGGTTGTAGCGAAATTCGGGGATTCCGTCACGACTGACCACATTTCACCGGCGGGCGCGATTGGTAAAGATACCCCAGCTGGCAAATATCTGCGTGAAAAAGGAGTTGAACCACGTGACTTCAACTCATATGGATCACGCAGGGGCAACCATGAGGTCATGATGCGCGGTACATTCGCGAATATTAGGATCAGAAACCAAATCGCAGCGGGCACAGAGGGTGGCTTCACAACCTACTGGCCAACTGGTGAAGTAACGACCATTTATGATGCATGCATGAAATATAAAGAAGCTGGCACAGGTTTGGCAGTCATCGCCGGCAAGGATTACGGCATGGGATCTTCCCGTGACTGGGCAGCTAAAGGAACAAACCTCCTTGGCATTAAAACAGTCATCGCTGAAAGCTTTGAAAGGATCCACCGTTCCAACCTTGTCATGATGGGCGTCCTGCCACTACAATTCAAAGAAGGCGAAAATGCTGAAACACTTGGATTGTCCGGTAAAGAATCATTTACT is a genomic window containing:
- the sspO gene encoding small acid-soluble spore protein O, producing the protein MPRRRANHVRPGMNAAKAQGIGAGYNEEAGNEPLTEMERQNNKKRKKNQ
- the acnA gene encoding aconitate hydratase AcnA; its protein translation is MSNYDVFNARSSFEANGKRYHYYRLSALEEAGAGKVSNLPYSIKVLLESVLRQYDGRVITKEHVENLAKWGTSEVREVDVPFKPTRVILQDFTGVPVVVDLASLRKAVADLGGNPDMINPEKTVDLVIDHSVQVDQYGNPGSLEANMLLEFERNAERYQFLNWAQKAFNNYRAVPPATGIVHQVNLEFLADVVHVAKNSEGELETFPDTLVGTDSHTTMINGLGVLGWGVGGIEAEAGMLGQPSYFPVPEVVGVKLNGTLPNGATATDLALKVTQVLRSKGVVGKFVEFFGPGVSALPLADRATIANMAPEYGATCGFFPIDNESLEYLRLTGRDEEQIKVVEEYCKANGLFFNPDDNPVYTAVVEIDLSAIEANLSGPKRPQDLIPLSKMKEEFVKAISAPQGNQGFGLKGKELDKEIKVTFHNGDQTSMKTGAVAIAAITSCTNTSNPYVLVGAGLLAKKAVELGMEVPKFVKTSLAPGSKVVTGYLRDSGLLPYLEQLGFNLVGYGCTTCIGNSGPLREEIEKAVADSDLLVTSVLSGNRNFEGRIHPLVKANYLASPPLVVAYALAGNVNIDFETEPLGKDRDGNDVYFKDIWPATDEVNEVVKKTVTPELFRKEYENVFSDNERWNEIKTSNEPLYSWDADSTYIQNPPYFEGLSPEPGTVEPLSGLKVVAKFGDSVTTDHISPAGAIGKDTPAGKYLREKGVEPRDFNSYGSRRGNHEVMMRGTFANIRIRNQIAAGTEGGFTTYWPTGEVTTIYDACMKYKEAGTGLAVIAGKDYGMGSSRDWAAKGTNLLGIKTVIAESFERIHRSNLVMMGVLPLQFKEGENAETLGLSGKESFTVHVDETVRPRDLVKVTAVGEDGKTTEFDVLVRFDSEVEIDYYRHGGILPMVLREKLKTV